Within the Chitinophagales bacterium genome, the region GAGCGAAATGGTTAAAGAAAGTAGAAAAGAAGAATTGTCAACGCAAGTATGCCACCATTGCCAAAAAGAAGATCACAAAAGGGATGCTACATTTTGTTATAATTGTGGTTATAAATTAGATTAAATGGAAAAATTGCGTGTAGATAAATATTTGTGGGCAATTAGGCTTTATAAAACAAGAACAGCATCAAGCAAAGCTTGCGAAGCAGGGCATGTAAAGCAAGGAAATGATAAATTAAAAGCTTCTTCAAAAATTCAAGAGGGCGATAAACTTACAGTAAGAGTTAATCATATAAATAGAGAAATAGAAGTAGTAAAATTAATAAATAAAAGAGTGGGAGCGGCTATAGCTCAAGAGTGTTATACCGACCATACTCCACCAGAAGCGTTAATGGTTCATAAAATGAAATCGGCTTTTTTGCTACCCAATGCATACAGAGATAAAGGCACAGGGCGACCTACAAAAAAGGATAGGAGAGAGATAGATAAATTTAAAGACATTGATAATTTAGAAGATATAGAATGAAACACACTATAATAACCGGAGCAAATGCAGGAATTGGCTTTGCTACCGCAAAAGGATTGCTTGAAAAAGGCTTTAAAGTTTCTATGTTTTGTAGAAATATAGACAAAGCAGAAGAAGCAAAAAAAGAATTAATTAAGTTAACAGGCAATAAAGAAATAGATATTTTTCAA harbors:
- a CDS encoding RNA-binding S4 domain-containing protein; the protein is MEKLRVDKYLWAIRLYKTRTASSKACEAGHVKQGNDKLKASSKIQEGDKLTVRVNHINREIEVVKLINKRVGAAIAQECYTDHTPPEALMVHKMKSAFLLPNAYRDKGTGRPTKKDRREIDKFKDIDNLEDIE